A single genomic interval of Bradyrhizobium sp. AZCC 1693 harbors:
- a CDS encoding Isoquinoline 1-oxidoreductase subunit — translation MKSELRVQLAVAVLAVAASMFTGYAVSQTAPQSLASPESFAPISDTDARSAAMFTELGKVLTHPRCTNCHPATDRPRQGDEGRLHQPPVTRGADGHGVAAMRCSICHRHANFEPGRMPGHPEWHLAPREMAWEGKTIAEICAQLKDPARNGGRTLEELIHHIGEDTLVGWAWAPGAGRSPVPGTQKQASALVEAWMKTGAACPAQ, via the coding sequence ATGAAATCGGAACTGCGGGTTCAGCTTGCGGTCGCCGTGCTTGCGGTCGCGGCGAGTATGTTTACCGGTTACGCCGTTTCCCAGACGGCGCCGCAATCGCTTGCAAGCCCGGAAAGCTTTGCTCCGATATCGGATACGGATGCGCGATCGGCGGCCATGTTTACCGAGCTTGGCAAGGTGTTGACCCATCCGCGCTGCACGAATTGCCATCCCGCAACCGATCGGCCGCGGCAGGGCGACGAGGGGCGGCTGCACCAGCCGCCGGTGACGCGCGGCGCGGACGGCCATGGCGTTGCCGCGATGCGCTGCTCGATTTGCCACAGGCATGCGAACTTCGAACCCGGCCGTATGCCAGGTCATCCGGAATGGCACCTGGCACCGCGCGAAATGGCGTGGGAGGGCAAGACGATCGCCGAAATCTGCGCCCAGCTCAAGGATCCCGCGCGCAATGGCGGCCGCACGCTCGAGGAACTCATCCATCATATCGGCGAAGACACGCTGGTTGGGTGGGCCTGGGCTCCCGGCGCTGGCCGCAGCCCCGTGCCCGGCACGCAAAAGCAGGCCAGCGCTCTGGTCGAGGCCTGGATGAAAACCGGCGCCGCCTGTCCTGCACAGTAG
- a CDS encoding ABC transporter substrate-binding protein has product MKHPGISRRHVLAGAGAALAGAAFSTRVMAAAPPPEAVTPALIDAARKEGKVIYYTSTDLPVAEKLAKAFEAKYPGISVRVERTGAERVFQRIGQEYSSNIHAVDVVNSSDAAHFIVWKRDGILAPYVPEDVAKFYPAEHKDPDGQFASFRVWLSIIAYNTNLVKAEDAPKSFADLLDPKWKGKIVKAHPGYSGTIMTATYQMQRDLGWSFFEKLAKQNIMQVQSSADPPKKLDLGERAVMADGNEYNIFQMKEAGRPVEPVYATEGSPLIIGPNGVFKDAPNPNAARLFQSFSLSREAQQLIIDVGGLRSVHSQTVEKAGRKSLKDIKTMKDDAAAVERESESIKARYTKIFRI; this is encoded by the coding sequence ATGAAACACCCAGGGATTTCACGCCGCCATGTGCTGGCCGGCGCCGGCGCCGCTCTCGCAGGCGCAGCATTCTCCACGCGCGTGATGGCCGCTGCGCCGCCGCCGGAAGCGGTGACGCCCGCGCTGATCGACGCAGCAAGGAAGGAAGGCAAGGTCATCTATTACACTTCGACCGATTTGCCGGTCGCGGAGAAGCTGGCCAAGGCGTTCGAGGCGAAATATCCAGGCATCTCGGTGCGCGTCGAACGCACCGGCGCGGAGCGCGTGTTCCAGCGCATCGGCCAGGAATATTCCAGCAACATCCACGCCGTCGACGTCGTGAACTCCTCCGACGCCGCGCATTTCATCGTCTGGAAGCGCGACGGCATCCTGGCGCCTTACGTGCCGGAAGACGTCGCAAAATTCTATCCGGCCGAGCACAAGGATCCGGACGGCCAGTTTGCGAGTTTTCGCGTCTGGCTCAGCATCATTGCCTACAACACCAATCTGGTGAAGGCGGAGGACGCGCCGAAGAGTTTTGCCGATCTGCTCGACCCCAAATGGAAGGGCAAGATCGTCAAGGCGCATCCGGGCTACAGCGGCACCATCATGACCGCGACTTACCAGATGCAGCGCGATCTCGGCTGGAGCTTCTTCGAGAAACTTGCCAAGCAGAACATCATGCAGGTGCAGTCATCCGCCGATCCACCGAAGAAGCTCGATCTCGGCGAGCGCGCGGTGATGGCCGACGGCAACGAATACAACATTTTTCAGATGAAGGAGGCGGGCCGCCCGGTCGAGCCGGTCTACGCCACGGAAGGCTCGCCGCTGATCATCGGACCGAACGGCGTCTTCAAGGATGCACCCAATCCGAACGCGGCGCGGCTGTTTCAGTCGTTCAGTCTCAGCCGGGAGGCTCAGCAGCTCATCATCGATGTCGGCGGCCTCCGCTCGGTGCATTCTCAAACCGTCGAGAAGGCGGGGCGCAAGTCACTGAAAGACATTAAGACCATGAAGGATGACGCCGCGGCGGTAGAGAGGGAGAGCGAGTCGATCAAGGCGCGCTACACAAAAATCTTCCGCATTTGA
- a CDS encoding tripartite tricarboxylate transporter substrate binding protein codes for MRLRTALALAAIVAAPPPLATPSLAQDYPSRPVKVIVPFGAGGPADVTARQIGNILQESFGQPFVIENRTGAGGVIGTQEVTKSPPDGYTLLMMSNTQTANESLVPQRKYELMRDLAPIAPVNYSDLVIVVHPSVQAKTLQEFIALAKSQPGKLNYASSGQGTPYHMAGELFKAMAGIDVLHVPYRNSGEARSGVIGGQVQMMIDAVPAMAPNVAENQVRALATTGKTRSTVLPNAPTVIEAGVPGYEATIWLGLMAPAGTPKPIVDKLNAAVNAIVKRSDIVKLWTQQGAVPMSMTPEEFDKFLRGDIVKWAEVVKKFDKPPQ; via the coding sequence ATGCGCTTGAGAACGGCGCTCGCGCTGGCGGCAATCGTTGCGGCGCCACCTCCTCTCGCTACGCCCAGCCTGGCGCAGGACTATCCCTCCCGGCCGGTGAAGGTGATTGTTCCATTCGGCGCCGGGGGGCCGGCCGACGTTACCGCCCGCCAGATCGGCAACATCCTGCAGGAGAGTTTCGGCCAGCCATTCGTGATCGAAAACCGCACGGGAGCCGGCGGCGTCATCGGCACGCAGGAAGTCACCAAGTCGCCGCCCGACGGCTATACGCTGCTGATGATGTCGAACACCCAGACTGCGAATGAATCGCTGGTTCCACAGCGCAAATACGAGCTGATGCGCGATCTCGCGCCGATTGCGCCGGTCAACTATTCCGACCTCGTCATCGTGGTTCATCCCTCCGTGCAGGCAAAGACGCTGCAGGAATTCATCGCGCTGGCCAAATCGCAGCCTGGAAAACTGAACTATGCGTCATCAGGCCAGGGCACGCCGTATCACATGGCGGGCGAGCTGTTCAAAGCCATGGCCGGCATCGACGTCTTGCACGTGCCCTACCGCAACAGCGGCGAGGCGCGCAGTGGCGTGATCGGCGGCCAGGTGCAGATGATGATCGACGCGGTTCCGGCGATGGCGCCCAACGTCGCCGAAAATCAGGTGCGTGCGCTGGCGACGACAGGCAAGACGCGCTCGACCGTGCTGCCCAATGCGCCGACGGTGATCGAGGCCGGCGTTCCCGGCTATGAGGCCACCATCTGGCTCGGCCTGATGGCGCCTGCGGGTACGCCAAAGCCGATCGTCGACAAACTCAATGCGGCCGTGAACGCGATCGTGAAACGATCCGATATCGTCAAGCTCTGGACCCAGCAAGGCGCGGTTCCTATGTCGATGACGCCGGAGGAATTCGACAAATTCCTGCGCGGCGATATTGTGAAATGGGCGGAGGTGGTCAAGAAGTTCGACAAGCCGCCGCAATAA
- a CDS encoding xanthine dehydrogenase family protein molybdopterin-binding subunit translates to MRASRREFLNWVSAGGIALSLSRLGSAEAAALPPRASLPGRASWNPAADGAGRVDGTAKVTGAKLYASDFRAADLPGWPATTSHAMLIRAPDATHVYLGMDLARLGGAMKPSVVVTSADLDKIGTRVPEFYTGDLFCPLGKTPLYLGQPVGLLIFETFDAFDQARLALRDGTFVRFGEETGPVAMPAYGAYRFTRVAGATPDAPDVYSPIMAGWVSPGRSQNSPLPIWSPAAKDTEAAYAKAAVHGERIRAELAAKNPNLLVLDREFETQSVDPMFLEPETGLAWHDRKSGGLELVLGVQSPYEATESIAHLLGEVRAPFKPARINTQFTYMGGGFGGRDHTPFVLYVALAAMFFPGHPVRLAHDRYQQFQGGIKRHAFKMRSRIGVDRATGKITAFAADHVLDGGGLANFSPNVATVGATAAIGIYDVPKVDVTTVAVHSRGVTAGSMRGYGTLQTMTALEALVDEVAVALPLDPIEFRRRNALAPKGRTMTGNPYGVSVRTAEILDKLEKHPIWQQRAQLKSAAAQGMLVGTGVACVTKDYGTGADCSLGRVELSPDGKITIYCDHTEMGNGIGTALANRVALHLGAVADEVSVARVDTYDALGLVTSGDPYTMDQKTQDAAEKNPRWVPAISSATSASIGAHVGTHSAAEAARVIFRFGLWPAALELWRIAPNDPRAKDWAKAQWKDGQLIVTGLAPLPLPALAARAHARNLVTGAVAHSFSRWAWSRARFPLFGEQYRAEIDALALRRGNGRFERINRVSVKFPPTDNNRIGTAYTSMCGTLVRIEIERATGALRIAKAYSVFECGTALVPEVVMGQAQGGFAMGVGYALLETLPPFEGGPGNGQWNLGQYLVARGSDLPLHDLEIEMLPPLTPDEPPKGMAEVVMVPVVPAILNAIFDATGRRFQSLPVTASLLKGVLA, encoded by the coding sequence ATGCGAGCTTCGCGACGCGAATTTCTGAATTGGGTGTCGGCGGGCGGCATCGCGCTCAGCCTGTCGCGTTTGGGTTCGGCGGAAGCTGCCGCCTTGCCACCGCGCGCGTCCCTTCCGGGGCGCGCAAGCTGGAACCCGGCCGCCGATGGCGCGGGCCGGGTCGATGGCACGGCCAAGGTAACCGGCGCGAAGCTTTACGCATCCGATTTCCGCGCGGCAGACCTTCCAGGCTGGCCGGCCACTACCTCGCACGCGATGCTCATCCGTGCGCCGGATGCGACACACGTCTATCTCGGAATGGATCTTGCGCGGCTTGGCGGCGCGATGAAACCGTCCGTCGTGGTGACATCAGCCGATCTCGACAAGATCGGCACCCGCGTTCCCGAATTTTATACCGGCGACCTGTTCTGTCCGCTTGGCAAAACGCCGCTCTATCTGGGGCAGCCGGTCGGGCTGTTGATCTTCGAGACGTTCGACGCCTTCGATCAGGCGCGCCTCGCGTTGCGCGATGGAACGTTCGTGCGGTTCGGCGAGGAAACCGGTCCCGTCGCCATGCCGGCCTATGGCGCGTATCGCTTTACGCGCGTGGCCGGCGCGACGCCGGACGCGCCCGACGTCTATTCGCCGATCATGGCCGGCTGGGTCAGCCCGGGACGCTCGCAGAATTCACCGCTTCCGATATGGTCGCCCGCCGCCAAGGATACCGAGGCGGCCTACGCCAAGGCCGCGGTCCATGGCGAGCGGATCCGTGCCGAACTCGCCGCTAAAAATCCGAATCTTCTGGTGCTGGATCGCGAATTCGAGACGCAATCGGTCGATCCGATGTTTCTCGAACCGGAGACCGGTCTCGCGTGGCACGACAGGAAGAGCGGCGGCCTCGAGCTGGTGCTGGGTGTGCAGTCGCCCTACGAGGCGACGGAGTCGATCGCGCATCTGCTTGGCGAGGTCCGCGCTCCGTTCAAGCCGGCGCGGATCAACACGCAGTTCACCTATATGGGTGGTGGCTTCGGAGGCCGCGATCACACGCCGTTTGTGCTGTATGTGGCGCTGGCGGCGATGTTCTTCCCCGGTCATCCGGTGCGGCTGGCGCATGACCGCTATCAGCAGTTTCAGGGCGGCATCAAGCGCCATGCTTTTAAAATGCGATCCCGAATCGGCGTCGACCGCGCAACGGGCAAGATCACGGCTTTCGCCGCGGACCACGTCCTTGACGGCGGCGGGCTGGCGAATTTTTCACCCAATGTGGCGACCGTCGGCGCGACCGCCGCGATAGGCATCTATGATGTGCCGAAGGTCGACGTGACCACGGTTGCCGTCCATTCGCGCGGAGTGACTGCGGGATCGATGCGCGGTTATGGCACGCTGCAGACGATGACGGCGCTGGAGGCGCTGGTTGACGAAGTGGCAGTTGCCTTGCCGCTTGATCCGATCGAGTTCCGGCGGCGCAATGCGCTCGCGCCCAAGGGCCGGACCATGACCGGCAATCCCTACGGCGTTTCGGTCCGCACCGCTGAAATCCTGGACAAGCTCGAGAAGCATCCGATCTGGCAGCAGCGCGCGCAGCTGAAATCGGCCGCGGCGCAGGGCATGCTCGTCGGTACCGGTGTTGCGTGCGTGACCAAGGACTACGGCACCGGCGCCGATTGTTCGCTTGGGCGTGTCGAACTGTCTCCCGACGGCAAGATCACGATCTATTGCGACCATACCGAGATGGGCAACGGTATCGGCACCGCGCTCGCGAATAGGGTAGCGCTCCATCTCGGTGCGGTCGCCGACGAAGTCTCGGTGGCGCGTGTCGACACCTATGACGCCCTTGGATTGGTCACGTCGGGCGATCCCTACACGATGGACCAGAAGACGCAGGACGCCGCGGAGAAAAATCCGCGCTGGGTGCCCGCCATCAGCTCGGCGACCAGCGCCTCGATCGGCGCGCATGTCGGCACGCACTCGGCGGCCGAAGCCGCGCGCGTCATCTTCCGTTTTGGGCTGTGGCCGGCGGCGCTGGAACTATGGCGCATCGCGCCGAATGATCCGCGCGCAAAGGACTGGGCGAAAGCGCAGTGGAAGGACGGCCAGCTCATCGTAACAGGTCTTGCGCCGTTGCCGCTGCCGGCCCTCGCCGCAAGAGCGCATGCGCGCAACCTCGTGACCGGCGCCGTGGCCCACAGTTTTTCCCGCTGGGCATGGTCACGCGCGCGTTTTCCGCTTTTTGGCGAACAGTATCGCGCCGAGATCGACGCATTGGCGTTGCGCAGAGGGAACGGGAGATTTGAGCGCATCAACCGCGTCAGCGTCAAGTTCCCGCCGACCGACAACAACCGGATCGGCACGGCCTATACGTCGATGTGCGGCACGCTGGTCCGCATCGAGATCGAGCGCGCCACCGGCGCGCTGCGCATCGCCAAGGCCTACAGCGTGTTCGAATGCGGCACGGCGCTGGTGCCCGAGGTGGTGATGGGGCAGGCGCAGGGCGGTTTCGCCATGGGCGTCGGCTATGCCTTGCTGGAGACGCTGCCGCCTTTTGAAGGCGGGCCGGGCAACGGGCAGTGGAATCTCGGGCAATACCTCGTCGCGCGGGGATCGGACCTGCCGCTGCACGACCTCGAAATCGAGATGCTGCCGCCGCTCACGCCGGACGAGCCGCCGAAAGGCATGGCGGAAGTCGTCATGGTTCCGGTGGTGCCCGCCATCCTGAATGCGATTTTCGACGCAACCGGCCGCCGGTTTCAGTCCCTGCCAGTGACGGCAAGCCTGCTCAAGGGAGTTTTGGCGTGA
- a CDS encoding (2Fe-2S)-binding protein, with product MTKLSLTINGRAHGPVEVRDELSMNDFLREYLGMTGTKFGCGAAQCLSCAVIVDDPDGTSYTSPTCVASAASFDGKTIRTVEGHAKGDELTALQKAFIRHFAFQCGYCTAGFLNEGQVLLERLAKAPVKRADLENTIAEALDGHICRCTGYIKYHEAVRDVILADSRRYLVANQ from the coding sequence GTGACCAAATTGAGCCTCACGATCAACGGCCGGGCGCATGGACCGGTGGAGGTGCGCGACGAACTCTCGATGAATGATTTCCTGCGCGAGTATCTCGGCATGACCGGCACAAAGTTCGGCTGTGGCGCCGCGCAGTGCCTGAGTTGTGCTGTTATCGTCGATGATCCTGATGGCACGAGCTACACCAGCCCGACCTGCGTCGCCTCGGCGGCAAGCTTCGACGGCAAGACCATCCGCACCGTCGAAGGACATGCGAAGGGCGACGAACTAACGGCGCTGCAAAAGGCCTTCATCCGGCACTTCGCCTTCCAGTGCGGCTATTGCACCGCGGGCTTCCTCAACGAGGGGCAGGTTCTGCTGGAGCGTCTGGCCAAGGCGCCCGTGAAGCGCGCTGATCTCGAAAACACCATCGCTGAAGCGCTCGATGGCCATATCTGCCGCTGCACCGGCTACATCAAATACCACGAGGCCGTGCGGGATGTGATCCTCGCCGATTCCAGGCGCTATCTCGTGGCCAACCAGTGA
- a CDS encoding MmgE/PrpD family protein gives MASGLPETSVAETLAEKIVALGPGALPAATARKCEDLLIDVVGLCVTARNADYIGSALAGCDDDGPCTAIGHQRTLNAAGAAFVNGTAAHGEDFDDTFEGGPVHAGAVIVPAVLAACERHHPDGRMALTGIAVGTEVLCRLSLVVPKAVHKAGFHPTAIFGAMGAAAGVGAALGLNARQIVDALGVAGSLAGGIIEYLAEGAWTKRLHAGWAAQSGIRAALLARAGFVGPRTVFEGVHGLFHGFAHTTEGDYDALTGDFGTRWVTDTLAFKPYPCGTMAQPYIDCARRLAARGIKPEDVTEIVCEVAEGTVHRLWEPLADKQRPRNGYAAKFAVPYLLATGFVHGGVGLGAFTENAIRDPRVLALAAKVKFVIDPDNPYPNNYTGHIRAVLKDGSVVEDRQPYLRGGAQEPLTRQDVTDKFLLNAAHGGWSAVQSDAALKLMAGLYNGRIDLSPLRG, from the coding sequence ATGGCCTCTGGATTGCCGGAGACGTCGGTCGCCGAAACGCTGGCCGAAAAGATCGTCGCACTCGGGCCCGGCGCATTGCCGGCTGCGACCGCGCGCAAATGCGAGGACCTGCTGATCGACGTGGTCGGGCTGTGCGTCACCGCGCGCAACGCGGACTACATCGGAAGCGCGCTGGCGGGCTGCGACGATGACGGCCCCTGTACGGCGATCGGGCACCAGCGCACGCTGAATGCGGCAGGCGCCGCCTTCGTCAACGGCACGGCCGCGCATGGCGAGGATTTCGACGATACTTTCGAGGGCGGCCCGGTGCATGCGGGCGCCGTGATTGTGCCGGCAGTGCTCGCTGCCTGCGAGCGGCATCATCCGGATGGCCGCATGGCGCTGACCGGGATCGCCGTCGGCACCGAAGTGCTGTGCCGGTTGAGCCTCGTGGTGCCGAAGGCCGTTCACAAGGCCGGTTTTCATCCGACGGCAATCTTCGGCGCGATGGGTGCGGCCGCCGGCGTCGGTGCCGCGCTTGGCCTCAACGCCAGGCAGATCGTAGATGCCCTCGGTGTCGCCGGCAGCTTGGCCGGCGGCATCATCGAATATCTTGCGGAAGGCGCCTGGACCAAACGGCTGCATGCCGGATGGGCGGCGCAGTCGGGTATCCGCGCGGCGCTCCTGGCGCGGGCAGGGTTCGTCGGGCCACGCACGGTGTTCGAGGGCGTGCACGGGCTATTCCATGGCTTTGCACATACCACGGAGGGCGATTACGATGCGCTGACCGGCGATTTCGGCACACGCTGGGTGACGGACACGCTGGCCTTCAAGCCTTATCCATGCGGGACCATGGCGCAGCCCTATATCGATTGTGCGCGCCGGCTGGCCGCGCGTGGCATCAAACCCGAGGATGTCACCGAGATCGTCTGCGAGGTGGCGGAGGGAACGGTGCACCGGCTGTGGGAGCCGCTCGCCGACAAGCAGCGTCCGCGCAACGGCTATGCCGCGAAATTCGCCGTGCCTTATCTGCTGGCTACCGGCTTCGTGCATGGCGGCGTCGGACTCGGTGCATTCACCGAAAACGCGATCCGCGATCCGCGCGTGCTGGCGCTCGCCGCCAAGGTGAAGTTCGTGATCGACCCGGATAATCCCTATCCGAACAATTATACCGGTCATATCCGCGCCGTGCTTAAAGACGGCAGCGTGGTCGAGGATAGGCAGCCTTATTTGCGCGGCGGCGCGCAGGAGCCACTGACGCGACAGGACGTGACCGACAAATTTCTGCTCAACGCCGCGCATGGCGGCTGGAGCGCGGTGCAAAGCGATGCTGCGTTGAAGCTGATGGCGGGGCTGTATAATGGCCGTATCGATCTCTCTCCATTGCGTGGGTAG
- a CDS encoding (2Fe-2S)-binding protein, producing the protein MPSVRFRLNGAETEIDADPDRSLLDILRGQLGMTGPHFGCGAGECGACNVIVGDRAMSACDTPLWSVAGKDVTTIEGLGTSERAHPLQRAFIAEQALQCGYCVSGILMSAVALLKRNPSPTSREVKEALDRNLCRCGSHNRMVRAVLRAAEEMAAG; encoded by the coding sequence ATGCCGAGCGTTCGATTTCGCCTCAACGGCGCCGAGACCGAGATTGACGCCGATCCCGACCGGTCATTGCTGGATATTCTGCGCGGGCAGCTCGGCATGACCGGGCCGCATTTCGGCTGCGGGGCCGGCGAGTGTGGCGCCTGCAACGTGATTGTCGGCGATCGCGCGATGTCCGCCTGCGATACACCGCTATGGTCGGTGGCAGGCAAGGACGTCACGACGATCGAAGGGCTGGGAACGAGCGAGCGGGCGCATCCGCTGCAGCGGGCCTTCATCGCCGAGCAGGCGCTGCAATGCGGCTATTGCGTCTCCGGCATCCTGATGAGTGCCGTGGCGCTACTGAAGCGAAATCCGTCACCGACAAGCCGGGAGGTAAAGGAAGCGCTCGACCGCAACCTCTGCCGCTGCGGTTCGCATAATCGCATGGTGCGGGCCGTGCTGCGCGCGGCGGAAGAAATGGCGGCAGGATGA